A genomic segment from Gossypium hirsutum isolate 1008001.06 chromosome D04, Gossypium_hirsutum_v2.1, whole genome shotgun sequence encodes:
- the LOC107898584 gene encoding triosephosphate isomerase, chloroplastic, with translation MAMISTYCPHFNGLRRSSPKLDSSQSQSFLQHINSQLRLASSRKPCRAVTAMAGSGKFFVGGNWKCNGTKDSITKLVSDLNSAKLETDVDVVVSPPFVYLDQVTASLTGRIEVSGQNSWIGKGGAFTGEISVEQLKDIGCKWVILGHSERRHIIGEDDQFIGKKAAYALNEGLGVIACIGELLEEREAGKTFDVCFQQLKAFADVVPSWDNIVIAYEPVWAIGTGKVATPQQAQEVHVAVRDWLKKNVSEEVASKTRIIYGGSVNGSNCAELAKQEDIDGFLVGGASLKGPEFATIVNSVTSKKVAA, from the exons ATGGCGATGATATCTACATATTGCCCACATTTCAACGGACTTCGCCGATCATCTCCCAAGCTCGACAGTTCTCAATCTCAATCTTTCCTTCAACACATCAACTCTCAGCTTCGCCTTGCTTCGTCTCGTAAACCTTGCAGAGCTGTTACTGCCATGGCCGGTTCCGGAAAG TTCTTTGTTGGGGGTAACTGGAAATGT AATGGAACAAAAGACTCCATCACAAAGCTTGTTTCTGACTTGAACAGCGCAAAGTTGGAGACTGATGTTG ATGTTGTTGTGTCACCTCCCTTTGTTTATCTCGATCAAGTGACAGCTTCATTAACCGGTCGAATTGAGGTATCTGGTCAGAACTCTTGGATTGGGAAAGGTGGGGCTTTTACCGGAGAAATCAG TGTGGAGCAATTGAAAGATATTGGCTGCAAGTGGGTCATTCTCGGACATTCTGAACGCAGACATATTATTGGTGAAGATGATCAG TTTATAGGAAAGAAAGCTGCTTACGCTTTGAACGAGGGTCTCGGAGTAATAGCTTGTATTGGTGAATTACTAGAAGAAAGAGAAGCAGGCAAAACTTTCGATGTATGTTTCCAGCAACTGAAGGCTTTTGCTG ATGTTGTACCCAGTTGGGACAATATAGTTATTGCTTATGAACCTGTATGGGCCATCGGGACCGGCAAAGTTGCTACACCCCAACAAGCTCAGGAAGTGCATGTAGCTGTCCGTGATTGGCTTAAAAAGAATGTGTCCGAGGAAGTTGCATCTAAAACACGTATCATATATGGAG GGTCTGTTAATGGAAGCAACTGTGCTGAGCTTGCAAAGCAGGAAGATATCGACGGGTTTCTCGTAGGTGGCGCTTCCTTGAAG GGGCCGGAGTTTGCTACAATTGTCAACTCCGTAACATCCAAAAAGGTGGCTGCCTAA